CCCCAGCATAAAAAAACCGATACTGACCACCAGTGCGACGATAAAGGATTGAATGAGCACGCCACGAATATACTTCTGCAACTGCTTTGTCACCCGGTAATAAATCAACCAGCCGAGCTCGTAACTGTTGTTTGGCAGCCAGCCCATGATCTGGCCCCGCAATGTGCGGAAATCCCGCAGCAGGAAAAAGGTGATCAGCGGCACCAGGATCATCATGATCGCCAGTTTCAGGATAAAACCCGCCGAGGACACAAGAACCGTGGCTGCTGATTCCTGAACCTTTCCGAACCACTTGCTGGTCATCTGTCCCAAATCAAGTTGCAACCCCATTCCTCCACTCATTGAGTTGGCAAGCTCATCCGCCTTCTTGGATATTTCCGCCCAAAGGGCTGGGAGCTGTTTCTGAAATTGTTCGATCTGGTCCAGTACAATCGGGAAAAACAAAACGATACTTACGGTGATCAGCGCCACAACCCCGATCAGAATAGTTGCGATGGCAGCAGACTGCGAAAATCCACGGCCCACCAGTTTGCCGGTCATGGGTTCCAGAAGCGCATAGAGAACAAAGGAAACAATCAACGGAATGAGAACGGGCTTCAGCACCGTGGCAAGTCCACTTGCAATGGAGGCCAGGAGCAGAAACACAAGTAATGATTTTATTACCGGATTAGCGAAAAACTGCCTGAGCACGATTACATCCCCCGCTGGCTGAGCATCCGGTTGGCGTGAAGCAGGCGATGCGCCAGCACATGCGCCAGATTTGTCCCGAGCCGTGCACCATGACGCGGTACCCGGTCAATCCATTCCTCAAGGTCAATTCGCAGAAAAAAGGCAAGCTCGCTGTCTTCAACCGCCACAGCATCCGCGGTGCGGCGCTCGTCGAGTACCAATGAAACTTCACCGAAAAAATCCCCGGGCCCAAGGGTAGTAAGCACGACTTCCCCGGCACGAATTTCCACCTTGCCGCTCAAAACCATGGCAGCGCCGGCCCCCTGATCACTGGTCCGGAAAATTACCTCGCCGGGCTTGAAGTGTCTGGGGTGCATATTTTTGACAAGTCTGATGATCTCTTTTTG
This is a stretch of genomic DNA from Pseudomonadota bacterium. It encodes these proteins:
- a CDS encoding AI-2E family transporter codes for the protein MLRQFFANPVIKSLLVFLLLASIASGLATVLKPVLIPLIVSFVLYALLEPMTGKLVGRGFSQSAAIATILIGVVALITVSIVLFFPIVLDQIEQFQKQLPALWAEISKKADELANSMSGGMGLQLDLGQMTSKWFGKVQESAATVLVSSAGFILKLAIMMILVPLITFFLLRDFRTLRGQIMGWLPNNSYELGWLIYYRVTKQLQKYIRGVLIQSFIVALVVSIGFFMLG
- a CDS encoding cyclic nucleotide-binding domain-containing protein produces the protein MADSGSGVSLWGNLFKKSETWHEMVAALWAKTPLFRKIPQKEIIRLVKNMHPRHFKPGEVIFRTSDQGAGAAMVLSGKVEIRAGEVVLTTLGPGDFFGEVSLVLDERRTADAVAVEDSELAFFLRIDLEEWIDRVPRHGARLGTNLAHVLAHRLLHANRMLSQRGM